TTTgccaaattataatttatatacataattTATTTATGCCTTATGCATATTAACATCCTTTATACTTTGTCTAACagattgtataaaaatatacaaaattttcctTTTCACTCGTGGATAATCCTATTTACATAAAATGATAATGATTCGGAATTATTTCATTTATAGTCttactgaattttatttttttatttttttataagatCTTTctggttttccatttttccttaatACTGATTTTTGCGGAAcctatatattaaaaaatgaaaagagtCATTCAGCgtcattaattaatattttatggtAATTGAAAAAGGAAAATGATATTACTAAATTACTTACAATTTTATTATCTAACACTGAACGTTTTTTTATTCCTCGTTTTTTTCTAGTTACTTTTTTATCTTCTTTATTAGTGACTACTGGCATTTCTTCAAATAACATGTCATATTCCGAATCATTGTCTGAATTGTTTTGTATATTTTCCTGTTTTTCTGCTTCCGAGTTTTCAGTAATTTTATTATTGTGCGTTTGTGTATTTTCTCCATTAATCTTGTTACCTTCTAACAGTGAAAAGTCCGAACGTAATAACATACACGATATTTTTGACGTTAAATAAATCTGCAAcataaaataatacataataaatactaatttaattcaattaaatattgatttttttaatataacatGTTCATACTGCCAAATTATTACTTTCACCTTTTTTAATAATTGCTTTGTATCGATATGATGTATTCGTAAAAATCTATCTAAACTAACGCTAACAACATAAGGTTCGTTTTTACAACAAGCTATTCCAGTTATACTTCCAACAAATCCCTTATATGTATTTAATACTTTAGCTGGATTTCTTAAATCTACAAGGTTCATTTTACCTTTACCAGAACCTACTATAATTTGCCTGCAATTAGATGAATAACCATTTATTAACATTTGCatttcaaaagaaaaatatatcacATTTTTTTCCATATATCATACGCACTTTTCTCGTGGTAGAACACCTAAAGTTGTCAATGCctcattttttatttgaatatttataaCAGGCCTCCTTTGTGCTTTTGGATCATATAAACGTATctggaaaaatgaatttttatattgtaaacaTATTTATACCATACATaacaattatataataaatcatgcatgaattcgtaTCTTACATGTCCATATTTGCTAACTGTAACAATTTGTTCCGTATTAGGGAAAAATTCTATATCAGAAATCCAAATAGGCACTTTTAATTGTAACCAATCATGAGGTAaatttttctcagaaaatattggatttgtctttctatatcaaataattttaacatGTGTTCTTGACCTCCAGTAGCAATTAAATGTTTATTTGTTTTTGAGTGACGCATTTTATCCAAATTTTCACCAGCCTTTATTATAAATCCATCTTCTTCCTTAAATCGCCATAGCTTTACCTCTCCTGACTGAACAGCAGTCAGAATTGCTCtagttattaaaatattatattaaaattaaatgttaGAGTAATACTTGAAACTATTAAAATATCACTTACTCATCATATCGAGATATTCCAGAAATTTTTCCTGTTCCAATATTGCAAAAGAAGGAACATGTAAATGTTGAACAGTTCGTGTCATAAACCTTTACACtggaaaataaaagtaattatGATATTTGTAACACGAGTAACAATTTAAACTGCACCATAGCTGCTAaactatatattatatacaaccTTCTAATCTTTTTTACACCACAAGcaattaaaatttctcttctttCATCATCACCCCAAGACATCGATGTAACCTcatcgttatccgttatggaaaTTAAGTTTTGTATATTTTGCGCTACATAGTCgtttttatctatttttataCCTATCGACAAAATACATATTTGAATTAGCATAATTTTCTACCTATTGTTActtatacaatattttgtaaataaaagaAGTACATTTAAAGGTTAATTTGAGCTCTTAACCTATCGTAAGAATTTTTACTTGAAAGCAGCAcaaattgaattaaaatatttataattacctTTGAAAATGCCAGATTTCCCACCAACATAAATGTTGTAGTTATCCGTCATACTCATTTTGACAAAAGTTAATTGTAAACAATAAGAATCACAGATAATACATATGACACAACGTGAACATAGACGTGAAAttagtttaaaaatatttttaaatattccaatCGATTCTGACGAATGGTCGAACGGTAGAACGAAtggtaaataatataaattaaattttttaaattgaatttaatattgttttcaaAATACTCGaagtacaaattaattttattaatttaatattacgtTAATAGCAAGGAAACATAGAAATATAGTAGTATTTAAAAATAGTATTAAGTTTGaatatagaaaaattatataatttatttcaattcaCAGTGTTAATGTCGCTATTACAATAAAGTACAAAGCtttcattatcttttattttattttattatttatgcaatttattttaaatatgataattttattttatatcataaaaaatattattaaaatgagtATATTGGTAACATTAAAAACAGTATGGGATGCAGTATTATTTTGTATGGTTTCGTTTAACCAATCTAAATATAAATCTAATCGACAATACACTCCTGGAGAATTAGGCCGAGCACAGCCTTTTCCCCATGATACTATACCAACTTGCGTACCATTACATAATAATGGACCACCACTATCACcctaaaatttgtttaattatatAGAGAATAAGATTTAACTAGATACATTAAATttatatgtaaataattacAAACTTGACAAGCATCACGTCCACCTTCTAATACGCCTGCGCATAAGTGCAAATCTTTATCTACTCCTTCAACTGGACATTCCTCTGTTGGTATTAATGGTAATTGAACGTGACGAAGATATGTACCACTCCCTtgctaaataatattattttggtatattattatttataaatttagtaatatttttattagtatagtaagtaaaaaaaaaacataattttATTTGCACTAGATTGTTTCACAAGTACAGAAAAATAATAGCGAAAATTCTCTAATGAGAAAATTATGTCGAACAAAGTCAATGTTCTCCTTTTTGTTtagaaatttggaacagtaatGTTTTAAAACATATTCAGTTTAGCCAACAAAATCAATCTCCGAACATACATCTTACTCATATTCTTGCATTTCTAGGAAAAGGTCTTTATTGGACACGACTTTGCTGAATAGTAACGTATGTTGCAGGCTTTTCTGCAGACGATACCatgaaatagaataattaaaacaggTTTCATTTGGATTACATCATAAAAATAATTGTTGGTAACGTTTATCCGGTGTTTTACTACTGCGCAGCACAGCTCGCTTCACTGACGTCGACAGTGCCGTAGCTACGCATAATTTGAGTACCACAGTATGTACCGAGTACAAtttactaaaaaaaaatactaTTCCTTAAGACTTTACAGTCAAACAACGTAAGTATTTACAACGTAAATATCTGTCTTGTATTTgcaatgattttatttaatattttgatcTTCATTTGTGACTTTTATACtatgaaaattataaacaacaaaaaatatatcagttaataataaaaatattattagtgTATTATTAATTAGCAAATTTATTATCAACaaagtgaaaaaattaattaatattggcTATTATTCGAACTTGTATGGTATTCGTATTAAAATGTACTTATACGTTACAGGAAGGTtataaattattacatttatgattaataacaaataaatatcaTTCATAACAAATTTCTTGtaacataaatttataataaattaaataataataataataataaaaaataaataataattaaaaaaaataataattacaagctaaaatatacatataatttacaaaaagtttaaaaactatTACACCGACTGTTAATAAGAAATTGTTCGCAaggtaaatttataataaaagtgaaaaaattattgACTATTAAGGCGGAAAAGTAACAATTAATGGAATTAGTAGAAATAATTAGTAGAAATAAATCTCTTTTgtaaaacacgaaatataataaagTGTCAATAGAGTCATTTTAACTAAATTCACTCCAAGTTAGGTTAGGATATCTTTAATACGGATATCGTCAGTAGGTTTGGGCCACTAGGGCCTATGTCGAGGTCTCGATCCGTAGTCACAtccacgtggtgagacctggtaaTTGGTGTGAGTTTAAAACTCACACCAAGCTAAGAGCTACGCATCAAAGTTAAAATATTAGTTATAAGCTAGCTATAAGTTAGTTATAAATTAGACACAAGTTAGTTATAATCTTTGAAAATAAAGGTTACCTGTTGaaacaatatataaaattaataagtaAGGTAAGTAAGGTAAGAAAGGTAAGAAAGGTAAGTAAGAAGAGGCAGGTAAGTAATAAACGTAAGAAtggcaaaataaataaataagaagaaAATAAGTAAGGCAGAGAAGGTAAGTATAGAAGAGAAGGTATGAAAGGTAAGTAAAATAGTTAAAATCTAGAGGAAGGGTACGCAAATTCGTAGAAATGACGTCATTTTTTGGAACTGAAAAGAATTCTTGGAAATAATGTCATTTCTCGGAATTGTTCGGCAAGAAACCTGCTATCATGTAATGTATTCCTGATTTAAAGCCCCAAAATTGACCAAGAATTGCTGATCGAGAAATTTTTGCTCGTTTTTGGGACTTTGTATCAGGAACACATAACACAGGAGGAGGTATTCCGTGGACAATACTTTTGCGCTTGTATGGAAAAAGATTATGCGGCTT
This is a stretch of genomic DNA from Lasioglossum baleicum unplaced genomic scaffold, iyLasBale1 scaffold1686, whole genome shotgun sequence. It encodes these proteins:
- the LOC143220873 gene encoding anionic trypsin-2-like, with translation METLTNATQLWALYRVSVQRRHFSHICGGTYIAPRFVLSAAHCMQGSGTYLRHVQLPLIPTEECPVEGVDKDLHLCAGVLEGGRDACQGDSGGPLLCNGTQVGIVSWGKGCARPNSPGVYCRLDLYLDWLNETIQNNTASHTRH
- the LOC143220872 gene encoding LOW QUALITY PROTEIN: WD repeat-containing protein 74-like (The sequence of the model RefSeq protein was modified relative to this genomic sequence to represent the inferred CDS: inserted 1 base in 1 codon; substituted 1 base at 1 genomic stop codon), with protein sequence MSMTDNYNIYVGGKSGIFKGIKIDKNDYVAQNIQNLISITDNDEVTSMSWGDDERREILIACGVKKIRSVKVYDTNCSTFTCSFFCNIGTGKISGISRYDEAILTAVQSGEVKLWRFKEEDGFIIKAGENLDKMRHSKTNKHLIATGGQEHMLKLFDIERQIQYFXEKNLPHDWLQLKVPIWISDIEFFPNTEQIVTVSKYGHIRLYDPKAQRRPVINIQIKNEALTTLGVLPREKQIIVGSGKGKMNLVDLRNPAKVLNTYKGFVGSITGIACCKNEPYVVSVSLDRFLRIHHIDTKQLLKKIYLTSKISCMLLRSDFSLLEGNKINGENTQTHNNKITENSEAEKQENIQNNSDNDSEYDMLFEEMPVVTNKEDKKVTRKKRGIKKRSVLDNKIVPQKSVLRKNGKPERSYKKIKKXNSVRL